One stretch of Dissulfurimicrobium hydrothermale DNA includes these proteins:
- a CDS encoding metallophosphoesterase family protein — MKPFKFVHAADLHLGSPFKGLSAREPNVAEFLHHAAFLAFDKLVSLCIESKADFLLLAGDIFDTAGRGLKAQLVFREGLGRLRAHGIRVFAVFGNHDPLSGRLCPVDWPENVHFFGAEAVEEVIVEISGGPAVSVSGISYRESAERRNLAKEFRGGTKGLFKIGLLHSNVGREEGYEPYAPCEISDLIRAEIDYWALGHVHERKILHEDPYVVYPGNIQGRSIREQGARGCFFVTVDGLGRVRLDFRPLDAARWTSLALDVGKFESMGRLEDAIFSAVEGLLKGADGRPVICRLALTGRSSICGELRREWGADELIQRIRDRFIKQDPFVLVEGLSIDCMPAIDLERMRKTDDFLGFLLRKADELRGLGGARAVLFEEVLARLFSDRRVKKVVGGLTPDELEGMLKEAEFLCLDMLEGGDR; from the coding sequence ATGAAACCATTTAAATTTGTCCATGCCGCCGACCTGCATCTGGGCAGTCCGTTCAAGGGTTTGAGCGCCAGGGAGCCGAATGTAGCCGAATTCCTGCACCATGCTGCCTTTCTGGCGTTTGATAAACTTGTAAGCCTCTGTATAGAAAGCAAGGCCGATTTTCTCCTCCTTGCCGGTGATATATTCGACACGGCGGGCAGGGGGCTAAAGGCCCAGCTCGTTTTCAGGGAAGGGCTTGGAAGGCTCAGGGCGCACGGGATCAGGGTGTTTGCGGTTTTCGGCAATCACGATCCATTGTCAGGCCGACTGTGTCCTGTTGATTGGCCTGAGAATGTGCATTTTTTCGGCGCGGAGGCCGTGGAAGAGGTGATTGTCGAGATATCGGGCGGCCCGGCCGTTTCTGTATCAGGTATAAGCTACCGCGAATCGGCTGAGCGGCGTAACCTTGCAAAGGAATTCAGAGGCGGTACGAAGGGTCTTTTCAAGATCGGATTGTTGCATTCCAATGTCGGGCGAGAAGAGGGATATGAACCATATGCCCCATGTGAGATATCGGATCTCATAAGGGCAGAGATTGACTATTGGGCCTTGGGGCATGTGCACGAAAGGAAGATCTTGCACGAAGACCCTTATGTAGTCTATCCCGGAAATATCCAAGGCAGGAGCATAAGGGAACAGGGAGCGCGCGGGTGTTTTTTCGTCACGGTTGACGGTCTTGGCAGGGTACGGCTCGATTTCAGGCCGCTCGATGCGGCTCGGTGGACCTCGCTGGCTCTGGATGTCGGTAAGTTCGAATCCATGGGTCGGCTTGAGGACGCTATCTTTTCCGCTGTCGAAGGCCTTTTGAAAGGGGCGGATGGAAGGCCGGTCATCTGCCGTCTCGCCCTTACAGGGCGCAGTTCTATATGCGGCGAACTGAGGAGGGAGTGGGGTGCGGATGAACTCATACAGCGCATAAGGGATAGATTTATTAAACAAGATCCATTTGTTTTAGTTGAAGGGTTGTCCATCGACTGTATGCCCGCAATAGATCTGGAGCGCATGCGGAAGACGGATGATTTCCTGGGGTTTTTGCTTAGAAAGGCGGATGAGCTGCGCGGCTTGGGAGGGGCCAGGGCGGTCCTTTTTGAAGAGGTCCTTGCCAGACTCTTTTCTGACCGCCGTGTGAAAAAGGTGGTAGGCGGGCTTACGCCCGATGAACTGGAAGGGATGCTCAAGGAGGCTGAATTCCTCTGTCTTGATATGTTGGAAGGCGGTGACAGATGA
- a CDS encoding helix-turn-helix transcriptional regulator yields MSQMERIYFFHREVLKKRYPNTRTIRDEFGVSESSARRDIEYLREFLLAPIEFDRARNGYFYASSGFRLPFENVPEIIAMLGVLHKMAEEAGLSALPEVTALQERLSAILSPESKRLVNAIRFEKIEAEPVASERIKLILDAIQQGVAICFDYHKPNGEKSRRMVDPLRLLNYQWRWYLVAFCHLRNAMRIFHIPRMSAIELTGERCRVCEIINENLDSLLNKSFGIFKGNDVKTVKILFGGDAAAIVREQVWHPDQQLEDTQDGLVLTLRVTDFTEIIMKTLQFGSRAQVLEPEALRIEMTREIERMSHKYKLI; encoded by the coding sequence ATGAGTCAGATGGAGCGTATCTATTTTTTTCATAGAGAGGTTCTTAAGAAAAGATATCCTAACACCAGGACGATCAGGGATGAGTTCGGTGTCAGCGAATCCTCGGCAAGACGCGACATCGAATATCTGAGGGAGTTTCTCCTTGCCCCCATAGAGTTTGACAGGGCCAGAAACGGCTATTTCTATGCCTCATCAGGCTTTCGTCTGCCCTTTGAAAACGTCCCTGAGATCATAGCTATGCTTGGAGTGCTGCACAAGATGGCGGAGGAGGCGGGGTTATCGGCCCTGCCTGAGGTTACGGCATTGCAGGAAAGGCTTTCTGCGATCCTGTCACCTGAGAGCAAACGCCTGGTGAATGCGATTCGTTTCGAGAAGATAGAGGCTGAGCCTGTGGCCAGTGAAAGGATCAAGCTGATACTTGATGCCATACAACAAGGCGTAGCCATTTGCTTTGATTACCACAAGCCTAACGGCGAGAAAAGCCGACGCATGGTTGACCCGTTGAGACTTTTGAACTACCAGTGGCGGTGGTATCTGGTGGCCTTTTGTCATCTGAGAAACGCAATGCGGATATTTCATATACCCCGCATGAGTGCGATCGAATTAACAGGAGAGAGATGCCGTGTGTGCGAGATAATAAATGAAAATCTCGATTCGCTGCTCAATAAATCCTTTGGGATATTCAAGGGTAACGATGTGAAAACCGTAAAGATTTTATTTGGCGGGGATGCGGCGGCAATAGTCAGGGAACAGGTCTGGCACCCTGACCAACAGCTGGAGGATACGCAGGATGGGCTTGTGCTCACGCTGAGGGTCACGGATTTCACCGAGATCATAATGAAGACGCTTCAGTTTGGAAGCCGGGCGCAGGTGCTCGAGCCTGAGGCGTTGAGGATTGAGATGACAAGAGAGATAGAGAGGATGTCTCATAAATATAAATTGATATGA
- the cas3 gene encoding CRISPR-associated helicase Cas3' gives MGGKKAFAHRREDEDREEWQPLIEHLQNTAKLACKFGADANVAELAYIAGLIHDLGKYSAEFQKRLEGGPRVNHSTAGAKELRALLTGKPQEIFAQLLAYPIMGHHAGLPDYGSETDLEGRTLCGRLKNNIPNYSEYKSELDLSKLSFPLRLPIRPLRLPILPEKPPKDYLGFSLSFLTRMIYSALVDADFQETETYMKGAKPRGGYDDILTLHDKLDAHLKQFENPTSDINRKRNEILHACIEKGKSEKPGFFSLTVPTGGGKTLASMAFALHHAAEHGLKRVIYVIPFTTIIEQNASVFKGFLGEENVLEHHSNFDWEGKQGADADNRTNSVYAKLKLAAENWDIPIVVTTNVQFFELLFANRSSRCRKLHNLAKSVIIFDEAQMLPREYMRPAMAAVWELVVNYGASTVFCTATQPGLERFLPEKTEVKELAPNPQELFDFYKRVEVKHLGTLTDEDLLARLNAHEQALCIVNTRRHASGLFGGLQGEGNFHLSTLMCPAHRRAKLAEIKERLLREQPCRVVSTTVMEAGIDLDFPVGYRALSGLDSINQAAGRVNREMKRGVSEMFVFEPRSEYIKRTSSFLKQTAEVARMVLRDHAEAPISIPAIQAFFGQLYNLQDPQAFDVKRIMDCFDDAEGRFKFETAARAFQIIEDPTVTVIIPYNEEAERLIEELKYTEYPFSTLRKLQPYTVSIYEGEFDKLSSKGVILTIDDTYHVLNPDCMKAYYDLDRGLLVPENGGGDGLLF, from the coding sequence ATGGGTGGCAAAAAAGCTTTTGCCCACCGCCGCGAGGACGAAGACCGCGAAGAGTGGCAGCCGCTCATCGAGCATTTGCAGAACACCGCAAAACTAGCGTGTAAATTTGGCGCGGACGCCAATGTAGCAGAACTGGCATACATTGCGGGATTGATTCACGACCTGGGCAAATACTCCGCCGAGTTTCAAAAGCGGCTAGAGGGTGGTCCACGCGTAAATCACTCTACGGCAGGAGCAAAGGAACTCAGGGCGCTGCTAACGGGCAAACCGCAGGAGATCTTTGCCCAATTGCTGGCGTATCCCATCATGGGGCATCACGCGGGCTTGCCCGATTACGGCAGCGAAACCGACCTGGAAGGCAGGACTCTCTGCGGGCGGCTGAAAAATAACATTCCCAATTACAGCGAATACAAGAGCGAGTTGGATTTGTCGAAGTTGTCATTTCCGCTGCGTTTGCCAATCCGCCCGTTGCGCCTGCCCATCCTGCCCGAAAAACCACCCAAAGACTATTTGGGCTTTTCGCTCTCCTTTCTGACGCGCATGATTTACTCCGCTCTGGTGGACGCCGATTTTCAGGAAACCGAAACCTACATGAAAGGCGCCAAGCCGCGCGGCGGATACGACGACATCCTGACCCTGCACGATAAACTGGACGCGCACCTGAAGCAGTTCGAGAACCCGACCAGCGATATCAACCGCAAGCGCAACGAAATCCTGCATGCCTGCATCGAGAAGGGCAAAAGCGAAAAGCCTGGCTTCTTCTCGCTCACAGTGCCAACAGGCGGAGGCAAGACGCTGGCTTCGATGGCGTTTGCCCTGCATCACGCCGCCGAACACGGCTTGAAGCGCGTCATCTACGTCATCCCATTCACCACCATCATCGAGCAGAACGCTAGCGTCTTCAAAGGCTTTTTGGGCGAAGAGAACGTACTGGAACATCACTCCAACTTCGATTGGGAGGGCAAGCAGGGCGCGGATGCGGACAACCGTACCAACAGCGTCTATGCCAAGCTCAAACTGGCGGCGGAAAACTGGGACATTCCCATCGTGGTTACGACCAATGTGCAGTTTTTCGAGTTGCTGTTTGCCAACAGGTCATCGCGCTGCCGCAAACTGCACAACCTAGCCAAGAGCGTGATCATCTTCGACGAAGCCCAAATGTTGCCGCGCGAGTATATGCGCCCGGCGATGGCGGCGGTGTGGGAACTGGTGGTCAACTATGGCGCGAGCACGGTCTTTTGCACCGCCACCCAGCCGGGGCTGGAGCGCTTTTTACCTGAAAAGACCGAAGTCAAAGAACTCGCGCCCAATCCGCAGGAATTGTTTGACTTCTACAAGCGCGTGGAAGTGAAACATTTGGGGACGCTAACCGATGAAGACCTGCTCGCCCGCCTGAACGCGCACGAGCAAGCCCTGTGTATCGTCAACACTCGCCGCCACGCCAGCGGACTTTTCGGCGGCTTGCAGGGCGAGGGGAATTTTCACCTTTCGACGTTGATGTGTCCCGCCCATCGCCGCGCCAAACTGGCAGAAATCAAGGAAAGGCTATTGAGAGAACAGCCTTGCCGCGTGGTTTCGACTACGGTCATGGAAGCAGGTATTGACCTGGACTTTCCTGTCGGCTACCGCGCCCTGAGCGGGCTGGATTCCATCAATCAGGCGGCGGGACGCGTCAATCGCGAGATGAAGCGCGGCGTGAGTGAGATGTTCGTCTTCGAGCCGAGATCAGAGTACATCAAGCGCACATCATCTTTCCTCAAGCAAACAGCTGAAGTCGCCCGCATGGTATTGCGCGACCACGCCGAAGCGCCGATTTCCATCCCCGCGATTCAAGCGTTCTTCGGACAACTGTATAACCTGCAAGACCCGCAGGCGTTCGATGTAAAGCGTATTATGGACTGCTTCGATGATGCCGAGGGCAGGTTTAAGTTTGAGACGGCGGCGCGCGCCTTCCAAATCATCGAAGACCCGACCGTGACGGTGATTATCCCTTACAACGAGGAGGCAGAACGTCTCATCGAGGAGTTGAAATACACCGAGTATCCCTTCTCCACCCTGCGGAAACTTCAGCCCTACACCGTTTCGATTTACGAGGGCGAGTTCGACAAACTCAGTTCAAAAGGAGTGATTTTGACCATTGACGACACTTATCATGTTCTCAATCCAGACTGCATGAAAGCGTACTATGACCTTGATAGAGGTCTGCTCGTCCCCGAAAACGGCGGCGGGGATGGGTTGTTGTTCTAA
- a CDS encoding ATPase, T2SS/T4P/T4SS family has protein sequence MKNPANQAEMSIETSFIEADLYMKQGLKDEAAAIYRDLLDRIGPSHRLAKEIEKRLNELDTQIPVTRKGLAKANRERLENALGLIEAGFYSEAVSELKGLLKTDLPPGEIHAKIGACYLLMDMPFDAIEHLSEALKDPTLKPDERLETLYRLSLTHERTGSIPLAIKDLEQIIRIDPGFRNAGERLDALSHTKQKYGRFYYLVSRGALSEKDLELAKDIARRERSSIEDVILKQFGVSKAEIGRSLSEYYRCPFVEFNENEIKAVPSCIQGVKEHFFRTNICVPVKDGPYAVLVALDNPHDLTKIDNIRRTLKAANFEFAVSLKEDIDKFIDYFYGRSASDKAQKDVFEALNIDEAQAPQEPELDDAANIGTGEDNIVIQLVNQTIDDAYQKKASDIHIESLTGKRGALIRFRIDGDCMHYQTVPFNYKHALISRIKIMAGLDIAEKRLPQDGKIKFKTRDGNIIELRVATIPTVGYNEDAVLRLLPGSNAMPLDHLGILEHNLSELKRMIEMPYGLILVVGPTGSGKTTTLHAALGYINRPEKKIWTAEDPVEIVQEGLRQVQVKPSIGLDFARILRAFLRADPDVIMVGETRDEETAKTVIEASLTGHLVFSTLHTNSAPETVTRLLGMGMDPFNFGDALLGVLAQRLAKRLCPRCKEPYQPDEAEIRKLQDEYGGHPTRPLNLIGAGTITLYRAKGCALCNNTGYKGRLAIHELLVADDGLKELIQQKRPVHEIQERAVKSGMLTLKQDGILKVIQGDTDIRQVRAVCIR, from the coding sequence ATTAAAAGACGAGGCCGCGGCCATCTATCGCGACCTTCTCGATCGCATAGGCCCGTCTCACAGGCTTGCAAAGGAGATAGAAAAACGCCTCAATGAACTTGACACCCAAATACCTGTCACGCGGAAAGGTCTGGCGAAGGCGAACAGGGAGAGGCTTGAAAACGCCCTCGGGCTTATAGAGGCTGGATTTTATTCCGAGGCGGTCTCGGAACTAAAGGGTCTTCTCAAGACAGACCTGCCCCCGGGGGAAATACACGCCAAGATAGGCGCATGTTATCTGCTTATGGACATGCCCTTCGATGCCATCGAGCACCTCAGTGAGGCGCTGAAAGACCCCACATTAAAACCTGACGAACGGCTTGAGACCCTTTACCGTCTATCTCTTACGCATGAACGCACAGGCTCAATACCGCTTGCGATCAAAGACCTGGAACAGATAATACGGATCGACCCCGGGTTTAGAAATGCTGGCGAAAGACTCGACGCCCTCAGCCATACAAAACAGAAATATGGCAGGTTCTACTATCTTGTAAGCCGTGGGGCCTTGAGCGAAAAGGATCTGGAACTGGCGAAAGACATAGCAAGGAGGGAGCGATCATCCATCGAAGACGTCATCCTAAAGCAATTCGGGGTGAGCAAGGCCGAAATAGGTCGCTCATTGAGCGAATATTACCGCTGCCCGTTTGTGGAATTCAACGAAAATGAAATCAAGGCAGTCCCATCTTGTATCCAGGGGGTTAAAGAACACTTCTTCAGGACAAACATCTGTGTACCAGTCAAAGACGGACCCTATGCAGTCCTGGTGGCGCTGGACAATCCGCATGACCTTACAAAGATCGACAACATAAGAAGGACGTTGAAGGCGGCAAACTTTGAATTCGCAGTCTCCCTCAAGGAAGATATCGATAAGTTCATAGATTATTTTTACGGAAGGTCCGCATCAGACAAGGCCCAAAAAGATGTCTTCGAGGCCTTGAACATAGATGAGGCGCAGGCGCCGCAAGAACCGGAACTTGATGACGCCGCCAATATCGGTACCGGCGAAGATAATATAGTCATCCAACTCGTCAATCAGACCATCGACGATGCATATCAAAAAAAGGCCTCGGACATCCACATCGAGTCCCTCACAGGGAAACGCGGGGCGTTGATTAGGTTCAGGATAGACGGAGACTGTATGCACTATCAGACGGTACCGTTTAATTATAAACACGCCCTCATATCAAGGATTAAGATCATGGCCGGGCTGGATATAGCCGAAAAGCGCCTCCCGCAAGATGGAAAAATAAAATTCAAGACCAGGGATGGAAATATTATTGAACTAAGGGTTGCTACTATCCCGACCGTCGGCTACAACGAAGACGCTGTCCTCAGGCTCCTACCTGGCTCGAATGCCATGCCGCTCGACCACCTGGGCATACTGGAACACAACCTTTCGGAACTGAAACGCATGATCGAGATGCCGTACGGCCTCATACTAGTGGTCGGACCGACTGGATCCGGCAAGACCACTACCCTGCATGCAGCGCTCGGCTACATCAACAGACCAGAAAAAAAGATATGGACGGCCGAAGACCCTGTAGAGATCGTGCAGGAAGGGCTGAGACAGGTGCAGGTCAAACCATCCATAGGCCTTGACTTTGCCCGGATATTGAGGGCGTTTCTGCGCGCCGACCCGGATGTCATCATGGTCGGCGAGACGAGAGACGAAGAGACCGCAAAGACAGTCATAGAGGCCTCACTCACAGGTCACCTGGTCTTTTCGACGCTCCATACAAACTCCGCCCCCGAGACCGTCACGAGGCTCCTTGGCATGGGCATGGACCCCTTCAATTTCGGAGATGCACTCCTGGGGGTGCTGGCCCAACGTCTTGCAAAACGCCTATGTCCCAGATGCAAGGAGCCTTACCAGCCCGACGAGGCCGAGATCCGAAAACTGCAAGACGAATACGGCGGTCACCCGACAAGACCGCTCAACCTGATCGGAGCCGGGACCATCACGCTCTACAGGGCCAAGGGCTGTGCATTGTGCAATAACACCGGCTATAAGGGCAGACTTGCCATACACGAGCTCCTGGTCGCAGACGACGGCCTCAAGGAACTGATCCAACAAAAAAGACCTGTGCACGAGATACAAGAGCGGGCCGTAAAGAGCGGCATGCTTACGCTCAAACAGGATGGGATACTGAAGGTTATCCAGGGAGACACAGATATCAGGCAGGTAAGGGCTGTTTGCATAAGATAG
- a CDS encoding ATP-binding protein — protein sequence MRIAGFHIDGFGIFHNVHVKDMPGGLVLFHGENEAGKTTLLAFLRAVLFGFPRKGSNKERFYPPLMGGGHGGRVFLIHDSFGEIVLERRPGKDGVSAFERSSCQKIDPDKFLGMVTPELFKNVYAFSLSELQRFEGLDDDSVRAVIYGASAGLGMSMLPKIQAELERRMGALFKPKGRDQEINRRLKRLEDIRAELHDLAAVSMHFGDREKALKAKEAALSDLNDKLIELKGLDSKIEAYIRLWPDWVRLKELRLELESMSREVPGDFPEDGVAALDRLLERRKERIERAEGRLKEYSALCVEIEGLQVDEAVVSRKDDIDRILRKRDLYRHTKGELDRMRHQRADEAAKIEEMRRAMAAEGWVDIGAVASRKKMADLLSRCIAERRDVEGRLDLLDEVLKDKETSIDGLKRGIDSRKRAIRSALSGVAGLLAAFSLFWSILSIRAARYGEGCLWAVVAVFFTVCGCLAARGGFDKDRSIKEMAARLAGLEDEVAHKAGERDSLKERKARLDEEAERLKAEIGLAGEVVQEDLDGVIEWAERVASRHDALSEAERRLGRLDEAIRQRNEEIKIYSSEIDALFETLGRRLEGDVEDGRALAALDGLCEELRLSSDNCIKRREKEKQLERVCREFLELEGELGMLTMDLDRLIRAGGAADIEGFRRLAGMHQKKIDIVKEINRLEGAIEAASGENIGVLARIFEEKDPARLESEHEDLTAKIRAIEKRMTDENRAIGEIRHDMRDMLAFEDKISVLKAEEEGLVAEIRLLSMKWGSLCLAAYLIKETKREIETDRQPKVVRDASNFFKTITSGAYDKMIIPLEGGVIEAVGSDGARKRPEELSRGTAEQLFLALRLGYILNCAESGVILPIVMDDILVNFDPTRAASAASAILDIAQTHQVLFFTCHPETVSIFKGLAPDTAIYRLGNGRIEPSILCKQPLPA from the coding sequence ATGAGGATCGCGGGTTTCCATATAGATGGATTCGGCATATTTCATAACGTGCATGTGAAGGACATGCCAGGTGGCCTTGTGCTCTTCCACGGCGAGAACGAGGCGGGCAAGACCACGCTCCTTGCGTTTTTGCGGGCCGTTCTATTCGGTTTCCCGCGCAAGGGTTCAAACAAGGAAAGGTTTTATCCGCCGTTGATGGGTGGCGGGCACGGCGGCAGGGTGTTTTTGATCCACGATTCATTTGGAGAGATCGTTCTTGAGAGGCGGCCGGGCAAGGACGGCGTCTCCGCCTTTGAGAGGTCGTCCTGTCAAAAGATAGATCCGGATAAGTTCCTGGGCATGGTGACGCCGGAGCTTTTTAAAAATGTCTACGCCTTCAGTCTAAGCGAACTCCAGCGCTTTGAAGGTCTTGATGACGACTCGGTGAGGGCGGTCATCTACGGGGCAAGTGCGGGGCTTGGTATGTCCATGCTGCCCAAGATTCAGGCGGAGCTGGAGAGGCGGATGGGCGCCCTGTTTAAGCCAAAAGGGAGGGACCAGGAAATAAACCGCAGGCTGAAGAGGCTTGAAGATATAAGGGCCGAGCTGCACGACCTGGCAGCTGTTTCAATGCATTTCGGGGATAGAGAAAAGGCGCTCAAGGCAAAGGAGGCAGCCCTCTCCGACCTCAATGACAAGTTGATTGAGCTGAAGGGCCTAGATTCAAAGATAGAGGCCTATATAAGGCTTTGGCCCGATTGGGTGCGGCTCAAGGAATTGAGGCTGGAGCTTGAGTCTATGTCTCGGGAGGTGCCAGGTGATTTTCCAGAAGACGGGGTCGCGGCACTCGATAGGCTGCTTGAGCGCCGTAAGGAGAGGATCGAAAGGGCCGAGGGGCGTCTGAAGGAATATTCCGCCCTGTGTGTCGAGATAGAAGGCTTGCAGGTGGATGAGGCGGTTGTTTCACGCAAAGACGATATAGACCGCATCCTCCGCAAGAGAGACCTCTATCGCCATACAAAAGGCGAGCTCGACAGGATGCGTCATCAGAGGGCTGATGAGGCGGCGAAGATCGAAGAGATGAGGAGGGCCATGGCCGCGGAGGGATGGGTTGATATAGGCGCCGTCGCCTCACGGAAAAAGATGGCCGACCTCCTCTCCAGATGCATTGCAGAGCGAAGGGATGTCGAGGGCAGGCTTGATCTTTTGGACGAGGTGCTTAAAGACAAGGAGACGTCGATAGATGGCCTTAAAAGGGGGATTGACAGCCGCAAGAGGGCGATCAGGTCTGCCCTTTCAGGTGTAGCAGGGCTTTTAGCGGCATTTTCCCTGTTTTGGTCCATCTTGTCCATCAGGGCGGCCCGTTACGGCGAAGGTTGTCTTTGGGCTGTGGTAGCGGTTTTTTTTACGGTATGCGGCTGTTTGGCGGCAAGAGGTGGGTTCGATAAAGACAGGTCCATCAAGGAGATGGCGGCGCGTCTGGCCGGGCTTGAAGATGAGGTGGCGCATAAGGCCGGCGAGCGGGATTCATTGAAGGAGCGCAAGGCAAGACTTGATGAGGAGGCGGAGCGTTTAAAGGCCGAGATCGGTCTTGCCGGTGAGGTTGTGCAGGAGGACCTGGATGGGGTCATAGAATGGGCGGAAAGGGTTGCCTCACGGCATGACGCCCTTAGTGAGGCCGAAAGGCGCCTTGGCAGGCTTGATGAGGCTATAAGGCAGAGGAATGAGGAGATAAAAATATATAGCTCAGAGATCGACGCCCTCTTTGAGACGCTCGGCAGGCGGCTTGAGGGAGACGTGGAAGATGGGCGGGCGCTTGCTGCCCTTGACGGTCTTTGTGAAGAATTGAGGCTGAGCAGCGACAATTGTATAAAGCGCAGGGAAAAAGAGAAACAGCTTGAGAGGGTCTGTCGGGAGTTTTTGGAGCTGGAAGGCGAGCTCGGCATGCTCACCATGGATTTAGATAGGCTAATAAGGGCCGGCGGCGCAGCGGACATAGAAGGATTCAGACGCCTTGCCGGTATGCATCAGAAAAAGATCGATATCGTTAAGGAAATAAATAGACTTGAGGGCGCAATCGAGGCGGCCTCCGGAGAGAATATCGGGGTGCTGGCCAGGATCTTCGAGGAAAAAGATCCAGCGAGGCTCGAATCAGAGCATGAAGACCTGACCGCCAAGATAAGGGCGATCGAGAAGCGGATGACCGATGAAAACCGGGCGATAGGGGAGATCAGGCATGATATGCGCGACATGCTCGCTTTTGAGGATAAGATTTCTGTGCTCAAGGCGGAGGAAGAGGGTCTTGTAGCGGAAATACGCCTGCTTTCCATGAAATGGGGCAGCCTTTGTCTTGCCGCTTATCTCATAAAGGAGACGAAGAGGGAGATTGAGACCGATCGACAGCCTAAGGTGGTAAGAGACGCCAGCAATTTTTTCAAGACGATCACCAGCGGCGCGTATGACAAGATGATCATCCCCCTTGAAGGCGGTGTAATCGAGGCGGTCGGCAGCGACGGCGCAAGAAAGAGGCCTGAGGAACTGAGCCGCGGGACAGCCGAGCAGCTCTTTCTCGCTCTAAGGCTCGGCTACATATTGAATTGCGCAGAAAGCGGGGTGATTCTGCCCATCGTAATGGACGATATCCTTGTAAATTTCGACCCTACAAGGGCCGCCTCTGCAGCCTCGGCTATCCTGGACATTGCGCAGACGCATCAGGTGCTGTTTTTCACCTGTCACCCTGAGACGGTCTCGATCTTTAAAGGGCTCGCCCCGGATACGGCGATCTACAGGCTTGGGAACGGGCGGATCGAACCATCTATCTTATGCAAACAGCCCTTACCTGCCTGA